In one window of Trichoderma breve strain T069 chromosome 7 map unlocalized scaffold00008, whole genome shotgun sequence DNA:
- a CDS encoding ankyrin repeats (3 copies) domain-containing protein has protein sequence MTETNVETPLVAQPQHQILLSPLDAAWDPSLPTDDIDEYCWTPLQLAARSGELQVVQEILASNPSAVNDPPSGYYGQTALQAACMQGHEDIVRSLLDAGADVHFCGGNNFQRTGLQIACGQGNENVVRMLLAAGSEINMSPTTNHGIRVLTQTHQTTQSAPKTFAVARYNGRTALQAASERGHLSIVKLLLELGAEVNAPPSPIAGRTALQAASSGGFVAVVQLLLENGAQINAPSARYKGITALQGACLQGSSEIVDVLLKSGADVKASGGGYDGDGTALHAAAEKGYLGIVKKLVGIGADVNSSYNRRGQTPIQGAMAGGHEEVVEYLRDMGAVGRTGGGIFIFNHSAGQ, from the coding sequence ATGACTGAAACAAATGTTGAGACCCCATTGGTAGCGCAACCACAACACCAAATACTCTTGTCGCCGCTGGATGCAGCGTGGGATCCTTCATTGCCCACCGACGACATTGATGAATACTGCTGGACACCCCTGCAACTCGCCGCTAGAAGTGGAGAGCTACAGGTCGTCCAAGAGATCCTCGCCTCCAACCCCTCAGCTGTGAACGACCCTCCAAGTGGCTACTATGGCCAGACGGCCTTGCAAGCTGCCTGTATGCAGGGACATGAGGATATAGTAAGAAGTTTACTTGATGCTGGAGCAGATGTCCACTTCTGTGGCGGGAACAACTTCCAGCGCACTGGCCTTCAGATTGCCTGTGGGCAAGGGAATGAAAACGTTGTGCGAATGCTTCTGGCCGCGGGTTCCGAGATCAACATGAGTCCGACGACGAACCACGGCATCCGTGTGCTGACGCAAACCCACCAAACAACTCAATCAGCACCTAAAACTTTTGCTGTCGCTCGATACAATGGAAGAACTGCACTGCAAGCAGCATCGGAACGCGGTCATCTTAGCATCGTGAAGCTGCTGTTAGAACTCGGGGCAGAAGTCAACGCCCCTCCGTCGCCAATCGCCGGTCGCACGGCGTTACAGGCGGCATCTAGCGGCGGATTCGTGGCAGtcgtgcagctgctgctggaaaatGGAGCACAGATAAATGCCCCATCGGCTAGGTACAAAGGGATCACGGCTCTTCAGGGAGCATGCTTGCAAGGGAGCTCGGAAATTGTAGACGTGCTGCTCAAGTCCGGTGCAGATGTGAAGGCTTCTGGAGGAGGTTacgatggcgatggaacAGCTTTGCAcgcagctgctgagaaggGATACCTTGGGATTGTGAAAAAGCTTGTTGGCATTGGGGCGGACGTCAATTCAAGCTACAATCGCAGAGGCCAGACGCCGATCCAGGGGGCTATGGCAGGCGGACATGAAGAGGTGGTCGAATATCTCCGAGACATGGGCGCTGTGGGCAGGACCGGGGGAGGCATCTTCATTTTCAATCACTCAGCTGGTCAGTAA
- a CDS encoding fungal zn(2)-Cys(6) binuclear cluster domain-containing protein — MTASTGKRSYRACVRCRRRKTKCDLGGIGEPRKFPCVSCFESDSECVLAESRRGGNFRTYEPSKKSTRSHKASQRTSGASPRRTRSTEKEVDRSLDGLNEDVIDEQLASELRNPSDALHILAQSEKSKASGSPVLPNEEERDGLLRGSSNVVSVDEYELVQRGLVNHSNISELLHLYSQNYHSYCPIVPAYMIGQSGIDKIRTSDFFLLTVILTIASRDSSNHSLIHRYCWDYTQKLLLEVLLGYPWTLKSRTVESLLLLSEWLPHIELTQSVSNESKSMFIEDRTSWSLVGLAVRQAYLMRLDQGAFPNIVTQETKEQAEHKRLLWTFVYIADRQISVRLGQSFWSRGPSLSTRLTAKDFPSLQPTSNSGQEDYASAHQATMELTQLMHNAQAILYSSPKRTLAMVHDGDYSRYLDDFQRASMNWHATWSDLAVSTRVKRSLSLVYEYLCLYVNAFSFQAVLTRMSAQNTSLKPSFRPFLNGIMNCSDGRYVWDAITAAINTLKLMTDFHPQHELCYLPYRFYLYGVYAAVFLHRADCAGAFQPARRRQETTSLVLKFISVLDGAALDKFHISHRYSQLLRNLWQREGRKASKARDALATSTSSTQAGTAQQQEKPDFSPATLSSLDHPHGQHDMDNFSNADLPINQIPTMSQELPDFSPMQDYPFGPFISIPDFELGDFGNPISDMSLPSLNWGAGLVGMDPIGQ, encoded by the exons ATGACTGCCAGCACAGGAAAGCGCTCTTACCGCGCATGTGTcagatgccgccgccggaaGACAAAATGCGATCT TGGTGGCATTGGAGAGCCAAGAAAATTCCCCTGCGTGTCCTGCTTTGAGTCGGATAGCGAGTGTGTGCTGGCCGAGTCCCGCCGGGGTGGGAACTTTCGGACGTATGAGCCGAGCAAGAAATCCACAAGGAGTCACAAGGCTTCACAACGCACTTCTGGCGCATCGCCGAGAAGGACCAGGTCAACTGAAAAGGAAGTGGATCGCAGCCTTGACGGCTTAAATGAGGATGTCATTGATGAGCAGCTTGCTTCCGAGCTTAGGAATCCCTCCGATGCGCTGCATATACTCGCCCAATCGGAGAAATCCAAAGCAAGTGGATCGCCTGTATTGCCAAACGAGGAGGAGCGCGACGGTCTTTTACGTGGGTCATCGAATGTTGTATCTGTTGACGAGTATGAGCTAGTTCAGAGGGGGCTAGTTAACCATAGCAACATATCCGAGTTGCTACATCT GTATTCCCAGAACTATCACTCTTACTGTCCCATTGTGCCAGCGTACATGATTGGACAATCtggcattgacaagattCGCACATCGgacttcttcctcctcacaGTCATATTGACGATTGCATCAAGAGACTCGTCGAATCATTCTCTTATCCACCGATATTGCTGGGATTACACCCAGAAGCTATTGCTTGAGGTGTTGCTTGGGTATCCCTGGACACTGAAATCCCGAACAGTTGAGAGTTTATTGCTCTTATCGGAATGGCTTCCCCATATCGAATTAACACAATCCGTCTCGAACGAAAGTAAAAGCATGTTCATTGAAGATAGAACGTCATGGTCACTCGTCGGCCTGGCTGTCAGACAAGCTTACTTGATGCGCCTAGATCAAGGTGCCTTTCCCAATATTGTTAcacaagagacaaaagaacAGGCGGAGCACAAGCGACTATTATGGACAT TTGTCTACATCGCGGATCGGCAGATATCTGTTCGTTTGGGCCAGTCTTTTTGGTCTCGCGGTCCATCTCTTTCAACACGCCTCACGGCAAAAGACTTTCCAAGCTTACAGCCTACCTCTAATagtggccaagaagattaTGCGTCTGCTCACCAAGCAACGATGGAGTTGACACAACTCATGCACAACGCTCAAGCCATTCTTTACTCCTCGCCGAAGCGGACCTTGGCAATGGTCCACGACGGAGACTATAGTCGCTACCTCGACGACTTTCAGCGCGCATCAATGAACTGGCATGCCACTTGGAGCGATCTTGCAGTATCTACCAGAGTGAAGCGTTCTTTGTCTCTAGTATATGAGTACCTATGCCTTTATGTTAACGCATTCTCATTCCAAGCCGTTCTCACCAGGATGTCGGCACAAAACACTTCCTTGAAACCGTCTTTCAGGCCATTCCTTAATGGCATCATGAATTGCTCTGACGGGCGATACGTTTGGGATGCTATTACAGCAGCCATAAACACCTTGAAGCTGATGACCGATTTCCACCCCCAACATGAGTTATGTTATTTACCATATCGCTTCTACTT ATATGGCGTGTATGCAGCGGTCTTTCTGCATAGAGCGGATTGCGCTGGAGCTTTCCAACCTGCACGGCGTCGTCAAGAGACCACATCGTTAGTTCTCAAATTCATATCAGTGCTAGATGGTGCTGCATTGGATAAGTTTCATATCAGCCACAGGTACAGTCAGTTACTTAGAAATCTATGGCAAAGAGAGGGACGAAAGgccagcaaggccagagaCGCACTAGCCACTTCTACATCGTCAACCCAAGCAGGGACTGcacagcaacaagaaaagccAGACTTTAGCCCAGCCACTCTATCTTCGCTAGATCATCCTCACGGACAGCATGATATGGACAATTTTTCTAACGCCGATTTGCCAATTAACCAAATTCCAACCATGAGCCAGGAACTTCCGGACTTTTCGCCAATGCAGGACTATCCGTTTGGACCTTTTATCAGTATACCAGATTTTGAGCTAGGAGATTTTGGAAATCCCATCAGTGATATGTCGCTTCCATCGCTCAACTGGGGAGCAGGTCTTGTTGGAATGGATCCTATTGGGCAATAA